One region of Bubalus bubalis isolate 160015118507 breed Murrah chromosome 15, NDDB_SH_1, whole genome shotgun sequence genomic DNA includes:
- the ZNF623 gene encoding zinc finger protein 623, giving the protein MELTAPTSARGPDPRLGRLLGNLDAQSLRSCTSQEGVFQQVTVTHWKIQTAEAAQAGSKSEGSPLLSPDLLLLQRELIEGEAPQHEACGSFPFNPGLVRHQASNAGEKAHRCDECGKGFSQSSHLVEHRHAHGGERLYVCNACGKDFVLYTDLLEHQKVHTGERPFKCTQCGKAFCHSSDLIRHQRVHTRERPFECKECGKGFSQSSLLIRHQRIHTGERPYECNECGKAFIRSSSLIRHFQVHTEVRQYECQDCGKAFRHRSDLIEHQRIHTGERPFECNECGKAFIRSSKLIQHQRIHTGERPYVCNECGKRFSQTSNFTQHQRIHTGEKLYECNECGKAFFLSSYLIRHQKIHTGERVYECKECGKAFLQKAHLTEHQKIHSGDRPFECKDCGKAFIQSSKLLLHQIIHTGEKPYVCSYCGKGFIQRSNFLQHQKIHTEEKLYECSQYGKEFTPPPDFKSSQEAPQEGLPLSQTAVHLGETCGGLGGHTDF; this is encoded by the coding sequence ATGGAGCTCACCGCCCCCACGTCTGCGAGGGGCCCTGACCCCAGACTCGGGAGGCTTTTAGGAAACCTGGATGCACAGAGCCTGCGGAGCTGCACCTCACAGGAAGGGGTTTTCCAGCAGGTGACAGTCACCCACTGGAAGATCCAAACGGCAGAGGCAGCACAGGCAGGGAGTAAGTCTGAGGGGAGCCCTCTCCTGAGCCCAGACCTCCTCCTGCTTCAGAGAGAGTTGATCGAGGGGGAGGCCCCCCAGCACGAGGCCTGTGGCAGCTTCCCGTTCAACCCGGGCCTGGTCAGACATCAAGCTTCTAATGCTGGGGAGAAAGCTCACAGGTGTGACGAGTGCGGGAAAGGCTTCAGCCAGAGCTCCCACCTGGTGGAGCATCGGCATGCTCATGGTGGGGAGAGGCTGTACGTGTGTAATGCGTGTGGCAAGGACTTCGTTCTCTACACGGATCTCCTGGAGCATCAGAAAGTACACACAGGAGAAAGGCCCTTCAAGTGCACTCAGTGTGGGAAAGCATTCTGTCACAGCTCAGACCTGATCCGCCACCAGCGGGTCCACACCCGCGAGAGGCCCTTTGAGTGCAAGGAGTGCGGGAAGGGCTTCAGCCAGAGCTCATTGCTCATCCGGCACCAGAGGATCCACACAGGGGAGCGGCCTTATGAGTGCAACGAGTGCGGCAAGGCCTTCATCCGGAGCTCCAGCCTCATCCGGCACTTCCAGGTCCACACGGAGGTGAGGCAGTACGAGTGCCAGGACTGTGGCAAGGCCTTCCGCCACCGCTCAGACCTCATCGAGCACCAGAGGATCCACACCGGGGAGCGGCCCTTTGAATGCAACGAGTGCGGCAAGGCCTTCATCCGGAGCTCGAAGCTCATCCAGCACCAGCGCATTCACACCGGGGAGCGGCCATACGTCTGTAACGAGTGTGGGAAGCGCTTCAGCCAGACGTCCAACTTCACGCAGCACCAGAGGATCCACACCGGGGAGAAGCTCTATGAGTGCAACGAGTGTGGGAAGGCCTTCTTCCTGAGTTCCTACCTTATTCGACACCAGAAGATCCACACCGGGGAGAGGGTGTACGAGTGCAAGGAGTGTGGGAAAGCCTTTCTCCAGAAAGCACACCTCACTGAGCACCAGAAGATCCACTCTGGGGACAGGCCCTTCGAGTGCAAGGACTGTGGGAAAGCCTTTATTCAGAGCTCCAAGCTTCTCCTGCACCAGATtattcacactggagagaaaccctacgTGTGCAGTTATTGTGGGAAAGGCTTCATTCAGAGGTCAAACTTCCTTCAGCACCAGAAGATCCACACTGAGGAGAAACTCTACGAGTGTAGTCAGTATGGGAAAGAgttcaccccacccccagactTTAAAAGCAGTCAGGAGGCTCCCCAGGAGGGCCTTCCCTTGAGTCAGACAGCCGTACACTTGGGGGAGACGTGTGGAGGCCTGGGGGGGCACACAGACTTCTAA
- the MAPK15 gene encoding mitogen-activated protein kinase 15 isoform X2 codes for MAAPVWPTLWRSQAYGIVWKAVDRRTDEVVAIKKIFDAFKDKTDAQRTFREIMLLQEFGDHPNIVRLLDVIPAENDRDIYLVFESMDTDLNAVICKGTLLKDTHKRYIFYQLLRATKFIHSGRVIHRDQKPSNVLLDASCLVKLCDFGLARPLSGLPEVPEGHALTEYVATRWYRAPEVLLSSSWYTPGVDMWSLGCILGEMLRGRPLFPGTSTLHQLELILEAIPPPSKEDLLALGSGCNISVLQHLGSRPRQTLDALLPPDTPPDALDLLSRLLVFAPHKRLSAAQALQHPYVQRFHCPAREWTLEGDVRLPVQEGAQLSAAEYRHRLHQMILERRGHGRLPKETGLGGGPPTPEPEAQLPSGSPALNSGRRPRNNPGLCPVHDAPGGAQDPPRQNSAPLPQPPPPGGPGRGAGPGGATSSSWVKPSVREAAPSLTSQAAAQVAVRALIRSDRNPGRGANAPGAPRVPPRPPGAARPGRRMFGASAAQGAQGAARAKLGGYSQAYGTVCLSALGCLPLLPGPRA; via the exons ATGGCCGCTCCCGTCTGGCCTACCTTGTGGAGGTCCCAG GCCTATGGCATCGTGTGGAAGGCGGTGGATCGGAGGACTGATGAGGTCGTGGCCATCAAGAAAATCTTTGATGCCTTCAAGGATAAGACAGACGCCCAG AGGACATTCCGGGAAATCATGCTTCTCCAG GAATTTGGGGACCATCCCAACATCGTCCGCCTCCTGGATGTGATCCCGGCAGAGAACGACAGGGACATTTACCTGGTGTTTGAGTCTATGG ATACCGACCTGAATGCTGTCATCTGCAAGGGCACGCTGCTAAAGGACACCCACAAACGCTACATCTTCTACCAGTTGCTGCGGGCCACCAAGTTCATTCACTCAGGGCGGGTCATCCACCGGGACCAGAAG CCATCCAATGTTCTCCTGGATGCCAGCTGTTTGGTgaagctctgtgactttggccTGGCTCGCCCCCTCAGTGGCCTCCCTGAGGTCCCCGAGGGGCATGCCCTGACGGAGTATGTGGCCACGAGATGGTACCGGGCTCCAGAGGTGTTGCTGTCTTCCAGCTG GTACACCCCTGGGGTGGACATGTGGAGTCTGGGCTGCATTCTGGGGGAGATGCTGCGGGGGCGGCCCCTGTTCCCCGGCACGTCCACCCTCCACCAGCTGGAGCTCATCCTGGAGGCCATCCCGCCACCATCCAAGGAGG ACCTCCTGGCGCTCGGCTCTGGCTGCAACATCTCAGTTCTGCAGCACCTGGGGTCCCG GCCCAGGCAGACGCTAGATGCCCTCCTGCCCCCCGACACCCCTCCAGATGCCCTGGACCTCCTCTCGAGACTCCTGGTGTTTGCCCCGCACAAGCGGCTCAGCGCAGCCCAGGCCCTGCAGCACCCCTACGTGCAGAG GTTCCACTGCCCGGCCCGTGAGTGGACACTGGAGGGGGACGTGCGGCTCCCGGTGCAGGAAGGAGCCCAGCTCTCAGCCGCCGAGTATCGCCACCGCCTCCATCAG ATGATCTTGGAGCGTAGGGGCCACGGCCGCCTCCCGAAGGAGACGGGCCTGGGGGGCGGCCCCCCGACCCCCGAGCCGGAGGCCCAGCTGCCCTCGGGCTCGCCCGCGTTGAACTCGGGACGCCGGCCTCGGAATAACCCAGGCCTCTGCCCCGTGCACG ACGCCCCCGGCGGAGCCCAGGACCCTCCCAGGCAGAACTCagcccccctgccccagcctccgCCCCCAGGAGGTCCTGGGAGAGGGGCGGGGCCCGGCGGGGCGACGTCATCCTCGTGG GTGAAGCCCAGCGTGAGGGAGGCGGCGCCCTCCTTGACCTCGCAGGCCGCCGCCCAGGTGGCCGTCCGGGCACTGATCCGGAGTGACCGGAACCCGGGCCGCGGTGCGAACGCGCCCGGCGCGCCACGG GTTCCTCCTCGACCTCCCGGGGCGGCCCGGCCCGGTCGGAGGATGTTCGGGGCCTCGGCCGCGCAGGGGGCCCAGGGGGCCGCGCGGGCCAAGCTGGGGGGCTACTCCCAAGCCTACGGGACCGTCTGCCTCTCGGCGCTGGGCTGCCTACCCCTCCTCCCGGGACCTCGCGCCTGA
- the CCDC166 gene encoding coiled-coil domain-containing protein 166 — protein MAPKKKRGPGAGRRGGAAGEGAEPPLSERAQYLQREHKLLSEELEACKQRVDQVLRENDFLDSEAPRLREENRIYASYASTRAQRYANAIVRLEEQNRESLSQIHWQRAELASIYRGREDGVRAQLLEMEARAAHMTQQVQELQPYKELQLEQLARIRALERELLHMRVEHTQLLHRVKRRFLEDKAAFEREARQSVQSLARHAEREAARALLAHTQAIRVDNGRLRQELLRLLRRAQVLQDTRRQLLEQREQLRREHEDTRDLACVHGWLRRGPEGPPLWEPSPAASDPESFPSKTPSNATFRVPSVPASHNPSQVLCRADSWTPSLPSKVSVPRVPSLVPSRVGSRVLSLAPSKASLRVPSHVGSRVQSLSRPGSRIPSLTPSGPGSGVASLTRDSQFSSRSSLRAASQNTILSGKLVPRSNSYPLPVEGDGDRDAADEAASGRA, from the exons ATGGCGCCCAAGAAGAAGCGCGGGCCGGGCGCCGGGCGCCGGGGGGGCGCGGCGGGAGAGGGCGCCGAGCCACCGCTGTCGGAGCGCGCTCAGTACCTGCAGCGCGAGCACAAGTTACTCTCTGAGGAACTGGAGGCCTGTAAGCAGCGCGTCGACCAAGTGCTGCGGGAGAACGACTTCCTGGACAGCGAGGCGCCGCGCCTGCGCGAGGAGAACCGGATCTACGCGAGCTACGCCAGCACGCGCGCGCAGCGCTACGCCAACGCCATCGTTAGGTTGGAAGAGCAGAACCGCGAGAGCCTGTCGCAGATCCACTGGCAGCGCGCAGAGCTGGCGTCAATCTACCGCGGGCGTGAGGACGGGGTGCGCGCGCAGCTGCTGGAGATGGAGGCGCGCGCGGCGCACATGACGCAGCAGGTGCAGGAGCTGCAGCCCTACAAG GAGCTGCAGCTGGAGCAGCTGGCCCGGATCCGGGCGCTGGAGCGCGAGCTGCTGCATATGCGTGTGGAGCACACGCAGCTGCTCCACCGCGTGAAGCGGCGCTTCCTGGAGGACAAGGCAGCGTTTGAGCGCGAGGCGCGCCAGAGCGTGCAGTCGCTGGCGCGGCACGCGGAGCGGGAGGCGGCGCGCGCGCTCTTGGCGCACACCCAGGCCATCAGAGTGGACAATGGTCGCCTGCGGCAGGAGCTGCTGCGGCTGCTCCGCCGGGCCCAGGTGCTGCAGGACACGCGGCGCCAGTTGCTGGAGCAGCGCGAGCAGCTGCGGCGCGAGCATGAGGACACGCGGGACCTGGCGTGCGTGCACGGCTGGCTGCGCCGAGGCCCTGAGGGCCCGCCGCTTTGGGAACCATCGCCAGCCGCTTCTGATCCCGAGTCTTTTCCCTCCAAAACCCCGTCGAACGCGACCTTCCGGGTCCCATCAGTCCCAGCCTCCCACAACCCGTCTCAGGTCTTATGCCGCGCGGATTCTTGGACCCCGTCCCTGCCCTCAAAGGTCTCAGTTCCCAGGGTCCCGTCACTGGTCCCATCGCGTGTTGGCTCCAGGGTCCTTTCTCTGGCCCCTTCGAAGGCCAGTTTACGAGTCCCATCCCACGTGGGCTCCAGGGTCCAGTCCTTGTCGCGCCCAGGCTCCCGAATCCCATCCCTGACCCCATCTGGCCCGGGCTCCGGGGTCGCGTCCTtgacaagggactctcaattctCTTCGCGGTCCTCACTGCGTGCCGCCTCACAGAACACCATCCTCTCTGGGAAGCTCGTCCCCAGGTCGAACTCTTATCCTCTCCCAGTCGAAGGAGACGGCGACCGTGATGCTGCAGATGAAGCCGCCTCCGGGAGAGCCTGA
- the MAPK15 gene encoding mitogen-activated protein kinase 15 isoform X1: MGRGLDGRRRSVGSQGNRVQQLEPRGCLEASCFPLADMCTAEVDRHVAQRYLLKRRLGKGAYGIVWKAVDRRTDEVVAIKKIFDAFKDKTDAQRTFREIMLLQEFGDHPNIVRLLDVIPAENDRDIYLVFESMDTDLNAVICKGTLLKDTHKRYIFYQLLRATKFIHSGRVIHRDQKPSNVLLDASCLVKLCDFGLARPLSGLPEVPEGHALTEYVATRWYRAPEVLLSSSWYTPGVDMWSLGCILGEMLRGRPLFPGTSTLHQLELILEAIPPPSKEDLLALGSGCNISVLQHLGSRPRQTLDALLPPDTPPDALDLLSRLLVFAPHKRLSAAQALQHPYVQRFHCPAREWTLEGDVRLPVQEGAQLSAAEYRHRLHQMILERRGHGRLPKETGLGGGPPTPEPEAQLPSGSPALNSGRRPRNNPGLCPVHDAPGGAQDPPRQNSAPLPQPPPPGGPGRGAGPGGATSSSWVKPSVREAAPSLTSQAAAQVAVRALIRSDRNPGRGANAPGAPRVPPRPPGAARPGRRMFGASAAQGAQGAARAKLGGYSQAYGTVCLSALGCLPLLPGPRA, translated from the exons ATGGGGCGGGGTTTGGACGGCAGGCGGCGCTCCGTCGGTTCCCAAGGCAACCGGGTTCAACAGTTGGAGCCCCGAGGTTGTCTGGAGGCTTCCTGCTTCCCGCTTGCCGACATGTGCACCGCCGAGGTGGACCGTCACGTCGCCCAGCGATACCTGCTCAAGCGGCGGCTCGGGAAGGGG GCCTATGGCATCGTGTGGAAGGCGGTGGATCGGAGGACTGATGAGGTCGTGGCCATCAAGAAAATCTTTGATGCCTTCAAGGATAAGACAGACGCCCAG AGGACATTCCGGGAAATCATGCTTCTCCAG GAATTTGGGGACCATCCCAACATCGTCCGCCTCCTGGATGTGATCCCGGCAGAGAACGACAGGGACATTTACCTGGTGTTTGAGTCTATGG ATACCGACCTGAATGCTGTCATCTGCAAGGGCACGCTGCTAAAGGACACCCACAAACGCTACATCTTCTACCAGTTGCTGCGGGCCACCAAGTTCATTCACTCAGGGCGGGTCATCCACCGGGACCAGAAG CCATCCAATGTTCTCCTGGATGCCAGCTGTTTGGTgaagctctgtgactttggccTGGCTCGCCCCCTCAGTGGCCTCCCTGAGGTCCCCGAGGGGCATGCCCTGACGGAGTATGTGGCCACGAGATGGTACCGGGCTCCAGAGGTGTTGCTGTCTTCCAGCTG GTACACCCCTGGGGTGGACATGTGGAGTCTGGGCTGCATTCTGGGGGAGATGCTGCGGGGGCGGCCCCTGTTCCCCGGCACGTCCACCCTCCACCAGCTGGAGCTCATCCTGGAGGCCATCCCGCCACCATCCAAGGAGG ACCTCCTGGCGCTCGGCTCTGGCTGCAACATCTCAGTTCTGCAGCACCTGGGGTCCCG GCCCAGGCAGACGCTAGATGCCCTCCTGCCCCCCGACACCCCTCCAGATGCCCTGGACCTCCTCTCGAGACTCCTGGTGTTTGCCCCGCACAAGCGGCTCAGCGCAGCCCAGGCCCTGCAGCACCCCTACGTGCAGAG GTTCCACTGCCCGGCCCGTGAGTGGACACTGGAGGGGGACGTGCGGCTCCCGGTGCAGGAAGGAGCCCAGCTCTCAGCCGCCGAGTATCGCCACCGCCTCCATCAG ATGATCTTGGAGCGTAGGGGCCACGGCCGCCTCCCGAAGGAGACGGGCCTGGGGGGCGGCCCCCCGACCCCCGAGCCGGAGGCCCAGCTGCCCTCGGGCTCGCCCGCGTTGAACTCGGGACGCCGGCCTCGGAATAACCCAGGCCTCTGCCCCGTGCACG ACGCCCCCGGCGGAGCCCAGGACCCTCCCAGGCAGAACTCagcccccctgccccagcctccgCCCCCAGGAGGTCCTGGGAGAGGGGCGGGGCCCGGCGGGGCGACGTCATCCTCGTGG GTGAAGCCCAGCGTGAGGGAGGCGGCGCCCTCCTTGACCTCGCAGGCCGCCGCCCAGGTGGCCGTCCGGGCACTGATCCGGAGTGACCGGAACCCGGGCCGCGGTGCGAACGCGCCCGGCGCGCCACGG GTTCCTCCTCGACCTCCCGGGGCGGCCCGGCCCGGTCGGAGGATGTTCGGGGCCTCGGCCGCGCAGGGGGCCCAGGGGGCCGCGCGGGCCAAGCTGGGGGGCTACTCCCAAGCCTACGGGACCGTCTGCCTCTCGGCGCTGGGCTGCCTACCCCTCCTCCCGGGACCTCGCGCCTGA